A genomic region of Canis aureus isolate CA01 chromosome 16, VMU_Caureus_v.1.0, whole genome shotgun sequence contains the following coding sequences:
- the NPTX1 gene encoding neuronal pentraxin-1 yields the protein MPAPRAARTCALLALCLLGSAAQDFGPTRFICTSVPVDADMCAASVAAGGAEELRSSVLQLRETVLQQKETILSQKETIRELTTKLGRCESQSTLDAGAGEARAGGGRKQPGAGKNTMGDLSRTPAAETLSQLGQTLQSLKTRLENLEQYSRLNSSSQTNTLKDLLQSKIDDLERQVLSRVNTLEEGKGGPKNDTEERVKIESALTSLHQRISELEKGQKDNRPGDKFQLTFPLRTNYMYAKVKKSLPEMYAFTVCMWLKSSAAPGVGTPFSYAVPGQANELVLIEWGNNPMEILINDKVAKLPFVINDGQWHHICITWTTRDGVWEAYQDGTQGGNGENLAPYHPIKPQGVLVLGQEQDTLGGGFDATQAFVGELAHFNIWDRKLTPGEVYNLATCSSKALAGNVIAWAESHIEIYGGATKWTFEACRQIN from the exons ATGCCGGCCCCCCGCGCCGCGCGCACCTGTGCGCTGCTCGCCCTTTGCCTCCTGGGCAGCGCGGCCCAGGATTTCGGGCCGACGCGCTTCATCTGCACCTCGGTGCCCGTGGACGCCGACATGTGCGCCGCGTCCGTGGCCGCCGGCGGCGCCGAGGAGCTCCGGAGCAGCGTGCTGCAGCTCCGCGAGACCGTGCTGCAGCAGAAGGAGACCATCCTGAGCCAGAAGGAGACCATCCGCGAGCTGACCACCAAGCTGGGCCGCTGCGAGAGCCAGAGCACGCTGGACGCGGGCGCCGGCGAGGCCCGGGCCGGCGGTGGCCGCAAGCAGCCCGGCGCGGGCAAGAACACCATGGGCGACCTGTCCCGGACGCCGGCCGCCGAGACGCTCAGCCAACTCGGGCAAACTTTGCAGTCGCTCAAAACCCGCCTGGAGAACCTCGAG CAGTACAGCCGGCTCAATTCCTCCAGCCAGACCAACACCCTCAAGGATCTGCTGCAGAGCAAGATCGATGACCTGGAGAGGCAGGTGCTGTCTCGGGTGAACACTCTGGAGGAGGGCAAGGGTGGCCCCAAGAACGACACCGAGGAGAGGGTCAAGATCGAGAGCGCCCTGACCTCCCTGCACCAGCGGATCAGCGAGCTGGAGAAAG GTCAGAAGGACAACCGCCCTGGGGACAAGTTCCAGCTCACATTCCCGCTGCGGACCAACTACATGTACGCCAAGGTGAAGAAGAGCCTGCCGGAGATGTACGCGTTCACCGTGTGCATGTGGCTGAAGTCCAGCGCGGCGCCCGGGGTGGGCACACCTTTCTCCTACGCCGTGCCGGGCCAGGCGAACGAGCTGGTGCTCATCGAGTGGGGCAACAATCCCATGGAAATCCTCATCAACGACAAG GTGGCCAAGCTGCCCTTTGTGATCAACGATGGCCAGTGGCACCACATCTGCATTACCTGGACCACCCGGGACGGGGTCTGGGAAGCCTACCAGGATGGCACCCAGGGTGGCAATGGCGAGAACCTGGCACCCTATCACCCCATCAAGCCGCAGGGTGTGCTGGTGCTGGGCCAGGAGCAG GACACTCTGGGCGGCGGGTTCGATGCCACCCAAGCGTTCGTGGGCGAGCTGGCCCATTTCAACATCTGGGACCGCAAGCTGACCCCCGGGGAGGTGTACAACCTGGCCACCTGCAGCAGCAAGGCCCTCGCGGGGAACGTCATCGCCTGggccgagtcccacatcgagatCTACGGGGGGGCCACCAAGTGGACATTCGAAGCCTGTCGCCAGATCAACTGA